One window of the Sceloporus undulatus isolate JIND9_A2432 ecotype Alabama unplaced genomic scaffold, SceUnd_v1.1 scaffold_6413, whole genome shotgun sequence genome contains the following:
- the LOC121918234 gene encoding pregnancy-specific beta-1-glycoprotein 9-like encodes MEPWLPMDGGTLTITPAGGMEDVLSCSWYRRAVSDRTLILRHQLPPKPTYYYGKAYTKRETVRQQCSLHIVNLTREDSGIYIVQKQRAANLTSEEGTIFVFISALEQRTKLTGKAIAGIVVSGLLGIVGVAGLVVYQTTREPPLS; translated from the exons ATGGAGCCATGGCTACCGATGGACGGAGGGACCCTCACCATAACCCCAGCAGGAGGCATGGAAGATGTTCTCTCCTGCTCCTGGTACCGAAGGGCAGTGTCAGACAGGACCCTGATCCTCAGGCACCAGCTGCCTCCGAAGCCAACATACTACTACGGAAAGGCCTACACCAAGCGGGAAACAGTCAGACAGCAATGCTCCCTGCACATTGTTAATCTCACCAGGGAGGACAGCGGCATCTACATCGTTCAGAAGCAGAGAGCTGCAAACTTGACCTCTGAAGAAGGGACCATATTCGTATTTATCTCAG CCCTCGAGCAAAGAACTAAACTAACAGGGAAAGCCATTGCGGGAATTGTAGTCAGTGGCCTCCTGGGCATCGTGGGAGTGGCAGGTTTGGTGGTATACCAGACCACCAGAGAGCCACCTCTAAG